A DNA window from Acidobacteriota bacterium contains the following coding sequences:
- a CDS encoding metallophosphoesterase: MNQPSETFFAAVGDVHGHHHQMVRLIRDWESQTDNEIAFVLQVGDFEPHRDDADLETMAAPAKYKILGDFPDFYSSKSDFPWLIYFIGGNHEPYGFLDLTTEGGRIAENCFYMGRVGAADVHGLKVVGLSGVYSENKFTEARPPAADFKSAVDFKRRSNKDYIYFTKDDVDRALDYGSADILLLHDWPAGIIAEADRGLFHQQRRSINYHSVGNEYARILVELLSPRLVLCGHMHKKYRNRITLRSGALIDVCCLSNVQQGQDSVAFFRIGEDGAISEITG, encoded by the coding sequence GTGAATCAACCTTCCGAAACATTCTTCGCTGCAGTTGGCGATGTTCACGGGCATCATCACCAAATGGTCCGCCTGATCCGCGACTGGGAATCGCAGACCGACAACGAAATCGCATTCGTGCTTCAGGTCGGCGACTTCGAACCCCACCGGGACGATGCGGATCTCGAGACCATGGCTGCGCCGGCCAAGTATAAAATCCTCGGTGACTTTCCGGATTTCTACTCGAGCAAGTCTGATTTTCCGTGGCTCATTTACTTCATCGGAGGCAATCACGAGCCTTATGGCTTTCTCGACCTGACGACGGAAGGCGGGCGGATCGCGGAAAACTGCTTCTACATGGGCCGGGTTGGCGCGGCCGATGTTCATGGGCTCAAAGTCGTCGGGCTGTCAGGCGTCTACAGCGAAAACAAGTTCACGGAAGCGCGGCCCCCCGCAGCGGATTTCAAAAGCGCAGTGGATTTCAAAAGAAGGTCAAACAAGGACTACATCTACTTCACCAAAGACGACGTGGATCGCGCGCTTGATTACGGCAGCGCTGATATCTTGCTCTTGCATGACTGGCCGGCCGGCATCATCGCCGAAGCGGACCGAGGCCTGTTCCACCAGCAACGGCGCAGCATCAACTACCACAGCGTCGGCAACGAATATGCGCGAATCCTGGTAGAGCTCCTCTCACCGCGGCTGGTCTTGTGCGGGCACATGCACAAGAAGTATCGCAACCGAATCACGTTGAGATCCGGAGCCCTTATCGATGTCTGCTGCCTTTCCAACGTCCAACAAGGGCAGGATTCAGTTGCGTTCTTTCGGATTGGCGAAGACGGCGCGATTTCAGAGATCACCGGCTAG
- a CDS encoding serpin family protein — translation MNTHSLRTVPAGRGLALFVLLNLIGCSSTTHSDVANVANVANNNQPSNRDTAMEDQKKPAGDDVDTRLVSANTRFGFKLFAEIAKQDAGKNVFVSPASVASALAMTYIGAVGETKEAMARVLETQGMTHAELNQAYAQLKAALESPDPNVQLSIANSLWAKKGITFNPDFLQRNKQFYGAEVTALDFGDPGAAKTINSWVADKTKGKIDKIVDNIDPQSILFLINAIYFKGKWADEFDKAKTREEAFTTAGGQQKRHPMMHQSGKYRYSEGKDFQAVSLPYAAGRVSMYIFLPAKETSLVEFQKNLTPATWEAWMKEFRETPGEIAVPRFKIEYEIGLNDALKALGMGVAFDPDRANFTGIVQGAQNAFISRVKHKTFAEVNEEGTEAAAVTSVEMSVTSAMRPQKSFRMIVDRPFFCAIRDNKTGTVLFVGSITDPI, via the coding sequence ATGAACACGCACAGTTTGCGAACCGTCCCGGCTGGTCGAGGGCTGGCACTGTTTGTTCTTCTCAATCTGATCGGGTGCTCGAGCACCACTCATTCGGACGTGGCGAACGTGGCGAACGTGGCGAACAACAATCAGCCTTCTAACAGGGACACTGCTATGGAAGACCAAAAGAAACCTGCCGGCGACGACGTGGACACCCGGCTTGTGTCAGCCAACACGAGATTCGGGTTCAAGCTGTTTGCAGAGATCGCGAAACAAGACGCCGGCAAGAACGTGTTTGTTTCACCCGCAAGCGTCGCGTCCGCGCTCGCGATGACCTACATCGGCGCGGTGGGCGAAACGAAAGAGGCGATGGCTCGCGTGCTCGAAACTCAGGGGATGACTCACGCCGAATTGAATCAAGCCTACGCTCAGTTGAAGGCAGCTCTCGAGAGTCCGGACCCAAACGTCCAACTGAGCATCGCCAACTCGCTCTGGGCAAAGAAAGGCATCACGTTCAACCCTGACTTCCTTCAGAGGAACAAGCAGTTTTACGGCGCTGAAGTGACTGCGCTCGACTTCGGCGATCCCGGTGCAGCCAAAACGATCAACTCGTGGGTTGCCGACAAGACAAAAGGTAAGATCGACAAGATCGTCGACAACATCGATCCGCAGTCCATTCTATTCCTCATCAACGCGATTTACTTCAAAGGGAAATGGGCTGACGAGTTCGACAAGGCGAAGACCAGAGAAGAGGCTTTCACAACCGCCGGCGGCCAGCAGAAGCGTCATCCGATGATGCATCAGTCGGGCAAATACCGCTATAGCGAAGGCAAAGACTTCCAGGCGGTCAGCCTGCCCTATGCCGCCGGCCGCGTAAGCATGTACATCTTCCTTCCCGCGAAAGAGACGAGCCTGGTCGAGTTTCAAAAGAACCTGACCCCGGCGACCTGGGAAGCGTGGATGAAAGAGTTCCGGGAGACGCCCGGTGAAATTGCGGTGCCGCGCTTCAAGATCGAGTACGAAATCGGGCTCAACGACGCGCTGAAAGCTCTGGGGATGGGAGTCGCGTTCGATCCCGATCGCGCGAACTTCACCGGGATTGTTCAGGGCGCCCAAAACGCTTTTATCAGCCGGGTCAAGCACAAGACCTTCGCGGAGGTAAACGAGGAAGGCACAGAAGCGGCGGCGGTGACTTCGGTTGAGATGAGCGTGACTTCGGCGATGCGGCCACAAAAGAGTTTTCGGATGATAGTCGATCGCCCGTTCTTCTGCGCGATCAGGGACAATAAGACCGGCACGGTCTTGTTCGTGGGCTCGATCACCGACCCGATTTAG
- a CDS encoding DUF885 domain-containing protein yields the protein MIRNAALLSFILLTASAAFAQVVSSSDAAKKLHALFEDDWQWSLEQYPESATLLGDNRYNDRLTDFSFEAIERRKAHEREMLDRIQKLERSQFAGQDVISYDLFLLDKKLNVEGQRFPAEYMPIDQMNGVQITLGQLAGSTPFRNAKDYEKYLARLAAFPRQIDQLIALMKRGIETKWVPPAAPLRSVPAQIEGQITDDPTKSPLFNPLARFPNDIPAAERARLSESGKRVIGESLTPALKKLDAFFKETYLPACRKDIGASSLPGGEAFYQYAIRRHTTTSLTAREIHEIGKREVARIRREMEAIILHAGFKGSFQEFLTFLRTDPRFYYTKPEDLVAGYSYIAKQADGKLPQLFAELPRTPYGVRVIPDYEAPAQTTAYYQPGAADGSRAGVFMINTYKLNMRPKYEMEALTLHESVPGHHLQIARAQELKGLPDFRRNALYTAYVEGWGLYAESLGGEMGLYADSYSKFGQLTYEMWRACRLVVDTGMHALGWGRQQAIDMMKENTAKTENDIVVEVDRYIVWPGQALAYKMGELKIKELRAKAKRELGERFDVRTFHNAVLDDGALTLDLLESRVDEWIAAQKRKE from the coding sequence GTGATTCGGAATGCCGCTCTTCTCAGCTTTATTCTCCTGACTGCTTCCGCCGCCTTTGCTCAAGTGGTTTCATCCAGCGATGCTGCGAAAAAGCTTCACGCGCTGTTTGAAGACGACTGGCAGTGGAGCCTGGAACAGTATCCCGAAAGCGCGACGCTGCTGGGAGACAATCGCTACAACGATCGGCTTACCGATTTTTCATTCGAGGCAATCGAGCGGCGCAAAGCGCACGAGCGAGAGATGCTCGATCGAATTCAGAAGCTTGAACGGTCCCAATTCGCCGGACAGGACGTCATCTCATACGACCTGTTCCTTCTGGACAAGAAGCTCAACGTCGAAGGTCAACGCTTCCCCGCCGAATACATGCCGATCGATCAAATGAACGGCGTGCAGATAACTCTCGGTCAACTCGCCGGTTCAACACCGTTCCGCAACGCGAAGGACTACGAAAAGTATCTTGCGCGGTTGGCGGCGTTTCCGAGACAGATTGACCAGTTGATCGCGCTGATGAAACGGGGCATCGAGACGAAATGGGTCCCGCCCGCGGCGCCTCTTCGATCTGTCCCCGCTCAAATCGAAGGTCAGATCACGGACGATCCAACAAAGAGTCCTCTGTTCAACCCGTTGGCTCGCTTTCCCAATGACATTCCCGCGGCCGAGCGCGCGAGGCTCAGCGAGTCCGGCAAGAGAGTGATCGGCGAATCGCTGACACCGGCGTTGAAGAAGCTGGATGCGTTTTTCAAAGAGACTTATCTGCCCGCTTGCCGTAAGGACATCGGCGCTTCATCGCTCCCTGGTGGCGAAGCGTTCTATCAGTACGCGATTCGCCGGCACACAACGACCAGTCTGACGGCGAGGGAGATTCACGAGATCGGAAAGCGCGAGGTCGCTCGCATTCGAAGGGAGATGGAAGCGATCATTCTTCACGCCGGATTCAAAGGATCGTTTCAGGAGTTTCTGACATTTCTTCGAACCGATCCACGCTTCTACTACACGAAGCCTGAGGACCTGGTAGCCGGGTACAGCTACATCGCGAAACAGGCGGACGGTAAATTGCCTCAGCTTTTCGCCGAGCTTCCGCGAACGCCGTACGGGGTGAGAGTGATTCCCGACTACGAAGCGCCCGCGCAGACGACGGCTTACTATCAGCCGGGCGCGGCCGACGGGTCGCGCGCCGGCGTTTTCATGATCAACACCTACAAGCTGAATATGCGGCCGAAGTACGAAATGGAAGCGCTGACGCTGCACGAATCGGTGCCGGGCCATCATCTGCAGATCGCTCGCGCGCAGGAGCTGAAGGGGTTGCCTGATTTTCGCCGCAACGCCCTCTACACGGCATACGTCGAGGGCTGGGGATTGTACGCCGAGAGTCTCGGCGGCGAGATGGGCCTCTACGCCGATTCTTATTCGAAGTTCGGGCAACTGACCTATGAGATGTGGCGCGCTTGCCGGCTGGTCGTCGATACGGGCATGCACGCGCTTGGTTGGGGCCGTCAGCAGGCGATTGACATGATGAAAGAGAACACGGCCAAGACGGAAAACGATATAGTCGTCGAAGTCGATCGCTACATCGTTTGGCCTGGCCAGGCGCTCGCTTACAAGATGGGCGAGTTGAAGATCAAGGAACTTCGGGCCAAGGCAAAGCGGGAACTTGGCGAGCGATTCGATGTTAGAACATTTCATAATGCAGTGCTTGACGACGGAGCGCTGACGCTGGACTTGCTGGAGTCGCGCGTCGATGAATGGATCGCGGCGCAGAAGAGGAAGGAATAA
- a CDS encoding PGPGW domain-containing protein, translated as METKSRLKRVAIHIAGWGFILLGIVGLVLPILQGILFILVGLLILSSVSPWAARLLDRIRKRFPRISNQFDQAKSKAKAVQARISARFDGAKSKAKGAHAKIFRKKPGRGATAGRP; from the coding sequence CGCGATCCACATTGCCGGCTGGGGCTTCATACTTCTCGGCATCGTTGGTCTTGTCCTGCCGATACTTCAGGGCATTCTATTCATACTAGTAGGCCTCTTGATCTTGTCGAGCGTTTCGCCGTGGGCCGCCCGGTTGCTTGATCGAATCAGAAAGCGGTTTCCGCGGATAAGCAACCAGTTCGACCAGGCGAAGTCCAAGGCGAAAGCGGTGCAAGCCCGGATATCCGCGAGGTTCGATGGGGCGAAATCGAAGGCGAAGGGTGCTCACGCTAAAATCTTCAGGAAGAAGCCAGGGAGGGGCGCCACGGCGGGACGCCCGTAA